GCGATTACTGCGGCTGGAACCTTCCGCGCCAGTCATTACTTGAGAGCAATGGCGATTTGGGCAGTTTATTTATTATTTAATGGGGTTAAATATTAGACTTGGAACAGAATAATTTACCAATTCTTTAGCCTGCTACCCTAATTACTGAACCATTCTTTACGTATCTCACTTTCCAACCTAAATAGTTTTTCATCAGATAAAATTGAGTTGTTTGTTCCAATTTGCTGCGCGTATTTAACCTCTCGTTCTGTCTTTTGACTAGCGATGAAAAACTCTTGACTGGTAGCAGCGCTTGCTTCATTAACGGCTTCCATATCAAGCTTTCCGATCTGAGAATCTATCGATCCTATTAGGAGGTGCTGACTTGATATTGGTAATAAGACATTATCAAAATTAAAATTATTTTCCGCAGTTAGTAGAGCTTCATAACGATTTTCCGACGTAATATGGAGGGAACCTGCATCTCCCAAAATATAACTACCTATAGGAGCAATATTTACAGACCATCTCAAACTACGCAACTTCTCGACCCTCTCTTGAGGCGCAATTGAGTCCGACAAAGACTTTATGTGTGCCTCTTTTATCATATCTGGTAACTCACTTTGTACAAACTCAAGAGAATTTAACATAATCGGATGCAACTCTGAAATAGAATTTCTGAGAAATTGCGATATGATATGCGGATGGTCACTGATGTATTGACGGATAGCTTTTTGCTGAGATAGCGTAAATTTATCTTTAATTTCTTTCTCGAAGAAATCAGGGTTTTCATCTAAATATTTAATTATGAAATTCTCAAAGTCACTCGACTCTCGCAAATTGTTTTGAACCATGTCTATACATAACTGGCTCGCGTCTTTGATTGAATTACGTAAGTTCTTGGTTCTCACAAAAAGATGAACCACTAGTTCTGGAATTACAGGCTCATGCACCAGTGCATCTGAGGTATGTGTTCGTAGTCGATTAACGAGTTTAGCATATTGATGCTCAGCCTTTGTTATAGAAGTGTCAAGTGCAGAGTTTTCTAAGCCATAAAAAAATCTTTCAGCACCCTTATTCCTCACATTAGTAAGATAAGGCTTTCTACCACTCTCGAAAACCCATATTTGATCCTCTTTTTTTCTTTTAGATTTCACATTGTTGGCAAATGCTTTACCATTAAGCTCTGATATGCTAAACCCTCTTTGTAAAAACTGAGGTATAAAGTGCTGATTTTTTCCTGACATTGAATTTTCAAATAAAAGTTCTGAAAGTGTATAATTTTGAGCATAACTAGAATATCTATTAATCTAATTTAAGAACTACTGCTAAGGTAGCGATCACAATCTGACTATTAATTAAAATTAATCGCTATGTACTTCACTACAGCCGGAACGGCTGTATCAGACCTTGTTGCCTTCATAAGCTACGTATAATATCTAATCAAACAATTAAGTCTACTTTTACAATAATGACAAAAATTCCTCCACACTCAACTCAATACTCCGAATAATTGATCGCAGAGTCCCTTTTGCTAACTCCGAATGATCTGGCACTACAACTTGAGCAAATGGATCGTCTCTTCGCATGATTACATGACTGCTCTCTCGGCGTTTTTCGTAGAATCCAATCTTTTGGAGTGCCTTGATGCAATCTTTACCTGAAATACTAGGCAACTTACTCATACTAAGACTAGGAATGCCTCAAACTTATCTTCGGGAACAGGCAAACCATCTTCTTCCAAAGCAACGACATAACCAGAAATGGCTTCTTTGATGTTTACCAAAGCTTCCTCTTTGGTTTTTCCTTGACTGACGCACCCTTTTAAACTGGGACACTCGACAATCCAATATCCATCTTCATCTTTGTACAATATTACTTGCCTCATTTTTGATATTACGTCTATAAACTAAGGATCATCTCTAATTTTAGAGCTACTGGAACAATTAGGCGATCGCCACATCAACTATAATCGTCTTATCTAAATAACAGTTTGATAATTTTTTGAACGCCGATTCCCCACTAATTCAACTCGAAGTTTCTGAGTCCAATACTCGCTTAGATACTTGGTTAGCTAATGAATTACCAGATTTATCCCGCGCCAGGATTCAAAAGCTGATTTCTCAAAGCTGTGTCAAAGTTAATGACGATATTTGTACTAGCAAAAATATTAAACTAAAGCCGAGCGATCGCATTGAAATTACTATCCCCGACTCTACACCCCTAGAATTACAACCCCAGTCAATTCCTCTCGATGTTCTCTACGAAGACGAGCATTTAATTATTATCAACAAACAAGCTGGCTTAGTCGTTCATCCCGCCGCAGGTCATGCAGATGGCACGCTAGTTAACGCATTGCTAGCTCACTGCCATAATTTAGCCGGAATTGGGGGAGTACAGCGTCCCGGCATCGTCCACCGCTTAGATAAAGATACCACTGGAGCGATGGTAGTAGCTAAAACCGATTTAGCCTTCCAGCACCTCCAAAATCAGCTAAAGGATAAAACAGCCCGTCGGGAGTATTTGGGGGTGGTCTACGGCTCCCCTAGAGAGGATTCCGGTAGGATTGACGAACCAATCGGCAGACACTTAGGCGATCGCATCAAAATGGCAGTGATTCCCGAAAGCAAAGGAGGACGACCTTCAGTCACTCATTGGCGAGTCGAAGAAAGATTTGGCAACTATACCTTAATGCATTTTCAGCTTGAAACCGGACGCACCCACCAAATTCGGGTACATATAGCTCATCTCGGTCATCCAATTGTTGGCGATCCGATTTACAGTTCCGGTCGCTCTGTGGGAGTAAACTTATCGGGACAGGCTTTACACGCTTGGCGGCTGACCTTGGAGCATCCCCTATCTGGAGAAACAATTGAAGCGATCGCTCCCATACCTTCAGAACTCGCCAAACTAATCGATATTTTCCGCCGTCGTCATCACAGCTAATTCAAAATTCCCAAATAACCAGAACTGGGAGCAGAATAAGCAGACACTTGCACTCAGCATACTTGAGAAATATCTCAACCAAGACCTATGCCTTACCTATTTCCACTCCTAGATCCAGCATTTCAAGGACCAGCCATTAATTCACAAGTTACTTTTTGCGGTAAGGAACTGCATTTAAGTAATCTATGTTAGAAGCTGCCACTCTGGGGGGAGTAGCAGTTGGTAACGTCAAGCTGCGAGCCATTTCTGCATATAAAGATGGGTTTCCAGCTTTAGCTTTCTGGTCTTGAGGAATGTAACGACGAACTTCATTTTGCCAAACAATTTGGGGGAAGCCCAATTGAGCGCGATGATAATCGTTGTAACGGGGAGACTTGATGTTAAAAGGAGTTTCTCCAGCTTCCCGACTAGGTAACGATCTACGCAGTTGGTAAGGAACTGTGTTGTAGCCGAAGTTAGTTAGGTATTCTTCGGTACTGAGCAACTGGTCAACAAAGCCGCGAATCCCTTTGGTAGCGATGACGATTGACCACGCGATTTTCTCACGTTCGCTGTAAGGGTCACGTCCCAACACCCGTTGAATGCACTGTTCTACAAACCGATAATTACTATTCTTTTCATAAAAGCTGCTGTAAAAGGTTTGAGACAAGAGCAAGCCACGAATAAAATCACGCACGGTAATTTGACCGCAGCGTAACTGAGACTCTAGGGCTTTTTCTCGATCCGATGCAAAAGCATGGAAAAAGATTTGCCGATAGGCTGCATCAATCAGTACACCCATATCTCCAGGAGAGAGGATGTTATCGGTGCTATAAATCCTGGGTTGCTCATCAGTACCAATGTCATATGCTTCCACCCGTTGGTTTTGACTGCTGGGGGAGTAGCTTAATAAAGGAAGTGCCACGTTCAATCTCCGTAATCTTGGAATATCTTACAAAGCTTAATCTCTAACTTATAACAAAGTCGGCATCACTCTCTCAAAAAAATGCATAATTTTAAATCGTTTTTTCTAGGGCAATTAATTAGTTAGTTGAAGAACTAGGGCTAAATTCACGTCAAATAACACTTAGTTGGCAATTTGTTGATTCGCTAACCTAAATTTCAGTCAAAGTATATAGTTAATTTTTGTAAATTTATCTTAAGTAAAGTCACTTTTTTGATTGGGATTTCGACCCTCATCGCCTCTCCTCAACAAATGTCTTCTCAAACCTTTTCCTTGTGACTCTCAACCATCAAATTAAATCGGTCACAGCTTAACACCTCTCCAAAATTCAATAGGGTGAGTCACAAAATCACAAGGAGGCCATTTTTGCAGCCTTGCTTCTTTTTCTGGGGCTGACATTTCTGGATGACATCCTGGTGGCTCAATTCCTAAACCCAGACAAAGGTGTTCTAAAACCGCCAAAAAAGCATCTCCGTGACCAGGGTAACCTAATTGAGCATGGGCATATTCATGAGCCACAATTCTCAACCAATCTGAGGGCGCAATGCGACCAACATCCATCAGAATGACTCTAGGTTTTGCCTCCACATTACAGAGGGCATCGATCGCAAAACGACTAGCGATGGGAGTTGCCCAAATCTCTACTTGTGGTCTTTGGTGAGGATAGAAACAATCATGACAAGCCTGAAGGCACGTTGTCAATTGAGCATTAATTGAATCAATATTATTGCCAATCCATGCCAAAATTTCGGTCTGCAAAGCTTTTCCAGGTAGATAAGACATAGAAGGGGCAATTTCTTCTAGATCTACCATTGCTGGAATCAGAGCTACAGAACGAACTGTGCTGAGGTATTTTAAGCCATGCTCAATCGCATACGCATTATTTGTATATTTACCAGCCCAATACGGATTCAAATTGTTGAGATACCGATACATTTGTTGCTACTTGGGGTGTTGCACCTCCAGTTGTGATGGGCGAAGTTTCTGTATCAAGGCGCGTCTCGACACAAAACGAAGCTGTACTAAAACCACCAAATCGCTTCACGGTACTGGTTCGCATCCTAATGTTAGAACCAACAAACGAAAATCGTTCTACAGAACTCAT
Above is a genomic segment from Merismopedia glauca CCAP 1448/3 containing:
- a CDS encoding phycobilisome rod-core linker polypeptide is translated as MALPLLSYSPSSQNQRVEAYDIGTDEQPRIYSTDNILSPGDMGVLIDAAYRQIFFHAFASDREKALESQLRCGQITVRDFIRGLLLSQTFYSSFYEKNSNYRFVEQCIQRVLGRDPYSEREKIAWSIVIATKGIRGFVDQLLSTEEYLTNFGYNTVPYQLRRSLPSREAGETPFNIKSPRYNDYHRAQLGFPQIVWQNEVRRYIPQDQKAKAGNPSLYAEMARSLTLPTATPPRVAASNIDYLNAVPYRKK
- a CDS encoding DUF4238 domain-containing protein, coding for MSGKNQHFIPQFLQRGFSISELNGKAFANNVKSKRKKEDQIWVFESGRKPYLTNVRNKGAERFFYGLENSALDTSITKAEHQYAKLVNRLRTHTSDALVHEPVIPELVVHLFVRTKNLRNSIKDASQLCIDMVQNNLRESSDFENFIIKYLDENPDFFEKEIKDKFTLSQQKAIRQYISDHPHIISQFLRNSISELHPIMLNSLEFVQSELPDMIKEAHIKSLSDSIAPQERVEKLRSLRWSVNIAPIGSYILGDAGSLHITSENRYEALLTAENNFNFDNVLLPISSQHLLIGSIDSQIGKLDMEAVNEASAATSQEFFIASQKTEREVKYAQQIGTNNSILSDEKLFRLESEIRKEWFSN
- a CDS encoding type II toxin-antitoxin system HicB family antitoxin; this translates as MRQVILYKDEDGYWIVECPSLKGCVSQGKTKEEALVNIKEAISGYVVALEEDGLPVPEDKFEAFLVLV
- a CDS encoding type II toxin-antitoxin system HicA family toxin, which produces MSKLPSISGKDCIKALQKIGFYEKRRESSHVIMRRDDPFAQVVVPDHSELAKGTLRSIIRSIELSVEEFLSLL
- a CDS encoding RluA family pseudouridine synthase → MNADSPLIQLEVSESNTRLDTWLANELPDLSRARIQKLISQSCVKVNDDICTSKNIKLKPSDRIEITIPDSTPLELQPQSIPLDVLYEDEHLIIINKQAGLVVHPAAGHADGTLVNALLAHCHNLAGIGGVQRPGIVHRLDKDTTGAMVVAKTDLAFQHLQNQLKDKTARREYLGVVYGSPREDSGRIDEPIGRHLGDRIKMAVIPESKGGRPSVTHWRVEERFGNYTLMHFQLETGRTHQIRVHIAHLGHPIVGDPIYSSGRSVGVNLSGQALHAWRLTLEHPLSGETIEAIAPIPSELAKLIDIFRRRHHS